The genome window AGCTTCCCACATCCTAAACCACTAAGACTTAACGTGGATGGTCATAAACCATATAAACACAACATCCCTTTCAACCACTAACAGTGACTCTGTCAGTGATTGGCCCAATTGATGTGTGTAAGTGACACTgatgtcctgtgtgtatgtgacaCATTTCTGTGTTGTTCTTCTCTCTGGGTTGTAGTACCAAGTCGGTCAGCTGTTCACTGTAGCGGAGGCCAGTAAGAATGAGACGGGGGGAGGAGAGGGCATCGAGGTGCTGATAAATGAACCCTacgaggatgagggagagaagggacAGTACACGCACAAAGTCTACCATCTAAAGaggtacacacaccacacacacaccaaatctaCCACATAAGAGCTACACGCGTacagtggtggaggaggaaaatATGCACCCACACTAAGGTTTCATTTACAcacgcagcccaattctgatctcaaaagaccaattagtggaaaatatATTTGAATTGGACTACATGTGTCTACGCAGCCATATGATTGACTCCTGTCTCTCTTGGCAGTAAAGTCCCAGCCTGGTTGAGGTATATTGCACCAGAAGGAGCATTAGTCTTCCATGAAAAAGCCTGGAACGCATACCCATTCTGTCGCACCGGTGAGTCCCAGAACTCTTGTTTAAACACTCAATTGAGCCCAATTCTGATTGGGACTGGCCAACATTGTCACATTTTAATAGTTTTATTGAAAGTAAACCAATGTTTCCTTCTTTCTTCTATTGCTTGTTTTATCCATCTGCTGCAGTTATAACGGTGAGTAGTgaactgaccacacacacacacacacaccatgttccCCAGACTTTTGCCATTGTCTGTGTGGGGTAGTGTTGTTGAGACACTCGTTCCCGTTAGTGTGACTTCCATAGCGTGGTGGTGTGTAGCTAGCTACGCTGATAATGCTAGCACGCCACTGTTTAGTTGGGCAGAGTGCAGAAGTTGGCTAACCAGACGTGTCGTTTCAGCCAGGTCAGTTAATTAGCTTAGCTGTTGGGTTTAAATAGGCCTCAGTCCTCCATTCAAGGCTTTCTCAGAGATTCCCATTAGTTCTCTATTTAAGGCATTCTCTAGCTTGCCATTGGCTAAAGTTTTAAGGCTACTGTACAGAGGAAGTGTAGTAGTTAATCAAACATTTGGAATGGGACACCCAATATGGCTGCCGCCCCGACCCACATCATCTAGAATTCAGTTAGGAGACTTGATTAAAACATGGACCGATTTTTAGATTTTTCTGTCCTTTCTTTGCTcacttctcctttctctcttcttcaCTCCTTCCAGAACGAGTATATGAAAGATGACTTCCTGATAAAGATTGAGACGTGGCACAAACCTGACATGGGAACGCTGGAAAACGTGCATGACTTGGATGGTCCTACGTGGAAGACAGTGGAGGTAGTCCCCATCGATATCGCAGACAAAGATGCGGTGGCCCATGGGGTGagtggacacacactcacacctcacACATCTGATAAAcacgtatatgtgaccaatattTATGAATACTTGGAACAATATTTGAATAAATAGATTCGTCCTATATTGCTCGTCAGACCTGACATGACTGTATTGGTTCAAGCCGTGAGTTTTGAACCGCTCATCAGCCGTTTTAGATCAGTGACATGAAGATGGCTCTCTTCCCAGGTGGTAAAATAATCTGTCCCAGTACAGCATCCCTGTCCCAGGCACTGACGGTTACGTCATCAATGTTTTTGTCTCCCCCATGTGGACGAGTTGTGCCACTGCATGTTGACTGCCTGTGTGCCAGTCTAATCTTGaacacccagaactaaaatcttgctTAATTGCATCATGCTCGTTTAAGATCTGGGGGAGACGTGTTCGAAAATACACTAACAACGCTACCGAATTCTCACCCCTCTAAACGGAATCTTTCTGGCAAGTCTAAGGCAACTTTCAGGatcccgagtgacgcagcggtctaaggcagtgcaagaggcgtcactacagtccctggttcgagtccaggctgtatcacatccggccgtgattgggagtcccataatgcagcgcacaattggcccagcgtcgtccagagtaggccgtcattgtaaatacgaatttgttcttaactggaaATCAGCGTACCGGTCCTTTTTAGTCGTCGCGTCACACAGTCTGTCGACAGATGTTACTACCATTTTTATGTAACGTGCatctgtccacaagagattacTACCAGTCTAGTGTCATCCCTAGCCTGTATCTGCTGTTAGCCTGGCAGTCTCTTCCTGTCGGCCAGAAAATGTGCCTGCGCAAGACACCGTGTAGAAACTCTCATCTACACTTCACCGTACTGACCCACTGCTAACGTGACTTGTTGTCGCCAAAAGTCTGCGTAATCAGCCTTCCTCCCACCCAAAAGCCACAGGGCAGGACCCCCGAGCGCTGTAGTTGAGAGAGGGTATTAGAGTGAGCTTCTCTTGTCTGTGGTGGGCCTACCATGTCTGTCGTGTCAGTCTCTCCTGTACAGTACTGACTGAACactcaggacagagagagagcttgtGATACAGTAGTGGCTCCTGTACTCCTAATGACATAAGTGGATCAGTGGCAGGGCCACGGCTTAATCCGAGGGTCCATCTGctgcaggcatacacacacacacacacacacacacacacacacacacacacacacacacggtctgactgatttttatttttaataaaaaaaacattaaagtgGGGAGTAGGGGAGAGCCTGTGGTCGTTTGTGGCATTCCTTCATCATAAGGGAATTGCGTTCATCTCCCAGTTCCTCAGATCATCGTACCATCCACACATCTCCTTTTACACAGTAGTATGTGAACCACAAGAAGTCTGGTAGAGGCTTCATTCTAGACACTATTATCTTCATGTACATTAGTACTCCCTTTTCAATAGTTTCCCTGTGTGCGTGTTCACTCCTGCAGGATTATAATGGGGTGTACTGTATATGTTTTCAGTATGCATGTTGTGTAATGTACGTTCTTCTCCTACAGGACTATAAACCAGAGGAGGACCCTGCTCTCTTCAAATCGACAAAGACAGGCAGAGGACCTCTCTCACCTGAATGGAAGGTACAGGACTCGACTCCCTCCTGCCTTGTCTGTGTTAGTTGGTCATGTTGACGTTTGACCTCGTTAGAAGAGGGTTAAATCAACGTGCCACGCTTCTCTTGTTTGCGTTGCTGGACGCTACTGGC of Salmo salar chromosome ssa01, Ssal_v3.1, whole genome shotgun sequence contains these proteins:
- the LOC106562676 gene encoding phosphatidylinositol transfer protein beta isoform, producing MVLIKEYRVILPISVQEYQVGQLFTVAEASKNETGGGEGIEVLINEPYEDEGEKGQYTHKVYHLKSKVPAWLRYIAPEGALVFHEKAWNAYPFCRTVITNEYMKDDFLIKIETWHKPDMGTLENVHDLDGPTWKTVEVVPIDIADKDAVAHGDYKPEEDPALFKSTKTGRGPLSPEWKNDLMNKTDCPKMCAYKLVTVKFKWWGLQTKVENFIQKQEKRIFTNFHRQLFCWIDNWVELTMADIRRMEEETKKELEEMREKGTVRGTSATSEE